One window of Acidobacteriota bacterium genomic DNA carries:
- a CDS encoding ankyrin repeat domain-containing protein: protein MKKQLILLFLLAVAAAGCGARSTETTPEMAQSLLKARGFNFTEDDFFKALKQSEAANVKLFLQAGMDPNVRNKTGDTALTFAVLNSTVETLKILSEKADLNLKDGAERTPLYAALKNERFENFDFLLEKGADPNSTGTVGKTKGQTVLYVAVLLNKPSTIKKLLDKGANPDQPDADGAVPISEHAMATRADLEVVKMLLEKTKNINVPESDGTTVLMFVAQNTKISRADLKEMIKLFLEKGADKSLKNKEGKTALDLAKKTQNKEAIELLQ from the coding sequence ATGAAAAAGCAATTGATACTTTTGTTCCTTCTGGCGGTTGCGGCTGCCGGATGCGGAGCGCGTTCAACGGAAACGACGCCGGAGATGGCGCAGAGCCTTCTCAAGGCGCGCGGCTTTAATTTTACCGAGGACGATTTTTTCAAGGCATTGAAACAGAGCGAGGCGGCGAACGTCAAGCTATTTCTGCAAGCCGGTATGGATCCGAACGTACGCAACAAGACCGGCGACACCGCACTGACGTTCGCGGTTTTGAACTCGACCGTCGAAACGCTCAAAATACTGTCGGAAAAGGCCGATCTGAATCTCAAGGACGGCGCGGAACGCACGCCGCTTTACGCCGCGCTCAAAAACGAACGGTTCGAGAACTTCGATTTTCTGCTTGAGAAAGGAGCCGACCCGAACAGCACGGGAACGGTCGGAAAGACGAAGGGGCAAACGGTCCTGTACGTCGCGGTCCTTCTCAACAAACCGTCGACGATCAAGAAACTCCTCGACAAGGGCGCCAACCCGGATCAACCCGACGCCGACGGCGCGGTCCCGATCTCGGAGCATGCGATGGCGACGCGGGCCGATCTGGAAGTTGTGAAAATGCTTCTCGAAAAGACGAAGAACATCAATGTGCCCGAAAGCGACGGCACGACGGTTCTGATGTTTGTCGCGCAGAATACGAAGATCTCGCGCGCCGACCTCAAAGAGATGATCAAGCTTTTCCTCGAAAAAGGCGCGGACAAATCGCTCAAGAACAAAGAGGGCAAGACCGCGCTCGATCTGGCGAAAAAGACACAGAATAAGGAAGCGATCGAACTTCTGCAGTAG
- the trpE gene encoding anthranilate synthase component I has translation MFELSPQTFEEFLAESEKGNVVPVVRSVLADLQTPVSAFLQISAGASQSFLLESVEGGERIARYSFLAANPYMTVSSKNSLTTLEKDGSRKTYPDRTLVDFLRIHFKRYKLARREKLPPLCGGAVGFFGYDTARWFEPALRKKAPSARIEAAWMFFRNMLVFDRLRQRIEIVATVFTDDADGDPARLRELYESAIAETASVAAKLRERPLAISTAAKRPDSKQFVSNWKKGDFLAAVETVREHILAGNAYQVVISQKFKRPTGAEPINIYRALRTTNPSPYMFFVNLGSETLIGASPEMLVRCHGRKVEYRPIAGTRKRGATETEDWMLAEDLRSDSKEIAEHVMLVDLGRNDLGRVSEYGSVEVAELMKIEKYSHVQHLVTSLRSRLAKDRDRFDALAACFPAGTVSGAPKVRAMQIIDELEPDSRGVYAGAIGYIDYADNLDTCIAIRTIRLKDGNASIQAGAGIVADSVPEKEYEETINKARALVKAVDLAENFDEE, from the coding sequence ATGTTCGAGCTTTCTCCACAGACATTCGAAGAATTTCTCGCCGAATCCGAAAAAGGGAACGTCGTCCCGGTGGTTCGGAGCGTTCTGGCGGATCTTCAAACGCCTGTCAGCGCCTTCCTTCAGATCTCCGCCGGAGCCTCGCAGTCGTTTCTTCTTGAGTCGGTCGAGGGCGGCGAGCGCATCGCAAGGTATTCGTTTCTCGCCGCGAATCCGTATATGACCGTCAGTTCGAAAAACTCTCTGACGACGCTCGAAAAGGACGGGTCCAGAAAGACATATCCGGACCGGACGCTGGTTGATTTTCTACGCATCCACTTCAAACGCTACAAACTCGCGCGCCGCGAAAAGCTTCCTCCCTTGTGCGGCGGCGCGGTCGGTTTTTTCGGCTATGACACGGCCCGTTGGTTCGAACCGGCACTCCGCAAAAAAGCGCCGTCGGCACGGATCGAGGCGGCCTGGATGTTTTTTCGCAATATGCTCGTCTTTGATCGTCTTCGGCAGCGGATCGAGATCGTCGCGACCGTCTTCACCGACGATGCCGACGGTGATCCCGCGCGCCTTCGCGAACTCTACGAGAGCGCCATCGCCGAAACCGCATCGGTCGCGGCGAAACTGCGCGAACGCCCGTTGGCGATATCGACCGCCGCAAAAAGACCCGACTCGAAGCAGTTCGTTTCGAACTGGAAAAAAGGCGATTTCCTGGCCGCGGTCGAGACGGTCCGCGAACATATTCTCGCCGGCAACGCCTATCAGGTCGTGATCTCGCAAAAGTTCAAACGCCCGACCGGGGCCGAACCGATCAACATCTATCGCGCGCTCCGAACGACGAATCCGTCGCCTTATATGTTCTTCGTCAATCTCGGTTCCGAAACCCTGATCGGCGCATCGCCCGAGATGCTCGTCCGTTGCCACGGCAGGAAGGTCGAATACAGGCCGATCGCCGGAACCCGGAAACGCGGAGCGACGGAGACTGAAGACTGGATGCTGGCCGAGGATCTGCGTTCCGATTCAAAAGAGATCGCGGAACACGTGATGCTCGTCGATCTCGGACGCAACGATCTCGGACGCGTTTCGGAATACGGCTCGGTCGAGGTCGCGGAACTGATGAAGATCGAGAAATACTCGCACGTCCAGCATCTCGTGACCAGCTTGCGGTCGCGACTCGCAAAGGACCGCGACCGGTTCGATGCGCTCGCCGCGTGTTTTCCGGCCGGAACCGTTTCCGGAGCGCCGAAAGTCCGTGCGATGCAGATCATCGATGAACTCGAGCCCGACAGTCGCGGAGTCTACGCGGGAGCGATCGGCTATATCGATTATGCCGATAATCTCGACACTTGCATCGCGATCCGCACGATCCGGCTCAAGGACGGAAACGCTTCGATTCAGGCCGGCGCCGGCATCGTCGCGGACTCGGTTCCGGAAAAAGAATACGAAGAGACGATCAACAAGGCGCGGGCGTTGGTCAAAGCGGTCGATTTGGCGGAGAATTTTGACGAGGAGTAA